ATCGCTGAGATCGCCTACATGACATTGTGGTGCCGGGCCGAAGGCGCCGTCAGCGGTGCGGATCACCTCGTTGGCGAGCGCGCGGTTGCCAAGTGCGCCGACGGCAGCGCCGATGCCGAATGGCAGCAATTTGCCCACGAGTCCGCCGAGATGCGTGCCCGCAAACTTGCTCAGGAACGACGTTGAGAGGCGCTGGCCGAGCTCACCCACAAACACCTGGGGGAGCGCTTCGGTGACCAGTTCGCCCCACGCAGCGTTCTTCAGCAGGGTCTGCGGTGCGCGTGTGCGCACAAATTCGGTGACAAGTTTGCGCCCCCGGTCGCCGAGCAGGATGCCGGTGACGAGTGCCCGCGCGCGGTCGGGGTCGTCGGTAGCGTCACCGTGGAGCTCTGCCACGGTCAGGGCGTACAGCGCCGTGAGGTCGAGGAAGGAGACGACCTCGGCGCTGATGAGGGCGATGCCGGTCGCGGTGCCGATGCCCGGAATGGCGCTCGCTGCGCCGACGCCACCGCCTGCGCCCATCGCGGTGCGCCGGTACCACTTTTCTGCGATGCGGAGGAGGTCGTCGGGCGTCGCGTCAGGGGCCACCCGTCGGAGTCGGCGCGCGAAGGCGAGCGCTGCAGGGCGTTGCACCCTGAGCGCCTGATCGAGCGCGCGCACGAGAACGTCGCCGCGCGATGAGGTTCGTTCAGTAGCGGATGGCTCAGTCATGTCGCGCAACGCTAGCGCGTTAACTTCCCGAGAACCTCGTCGGCGTGCCGGGTATAGACAGAAAAATGATTGGCAGTGCGGTCGAGATGAAACTCGCAGTTCGGGATGCGGCGGGCGAGCTGCATACTCCCTCGCCAGGGCACCGAAAGGTCGCGCTTACCCTGCCACATGATCACCGCGATGCTCGGGTCGAGTTCTGCCGGATCAAACCCCCAGTCGAAGAGCACCAACGACAAATCACGCACCACCCCGCGTGGGCCGCGCCGGAACGCACCGACGACCGAGTCGAGGAAGGCGTCGCCCGACGCGTCTGGCAGACCGAATCTGCGGTCGAGGCCAACCCCGGCGCGGTGTCGGGCGGAGGTGAACAGCGAGTTGTGGCCGAGCGCGCCAACGCTCGCCGCGGCGCCCGCAAAGATCGCAAGGTTCGGGCCCATGGGCATCCCGGTGTATTGCATCGGGCCCGCTGGCGCGAGCAGGCCGACGCGACTGACGCGCTCTCGCATGGCGAGCGCGGTTCCGAGCGCGTATGCGCCGCCGGCGGAATAGCCGACGACGGCAAATCGAGGCCAATCTCTCGCGTCGACGAATGAGGCAACGTCCTCAACGAAGCTCGCAATCCGGCGCTGCGGGCGCCAAGTCGACAGACCGAACCCGGGGCGCGAGAGGCAGACGACCTGAACGCCAAAATGTGCGGCCGCGCGGGTGTACATGGCGGCCTCGAAGCGCGAGCCGGGCGCGCCGTGGAAGGAGAGGACCGGAGGTGCCTGCGCATCACCGAAGCGCGCCCACTGCAGCCAGCGACCGTCGGGCAGGGGGTGAGTGCCGGTGTGGGGAAGGGGCATTTATTCGGTGATCTTTCCGTCCTGTGTCGCGTCATCCATGAGCGGCAGCACTCGGTCACGGGCGAGGTCTCGCAGCACGATTGAGGTGCTGGTTCGGCCGACGGCCTCGAGCGATCCGATCCGGTCGATCACGCGCTGCAGGTCGGTGTTCGAGTGTGCCACGACTCGAAGCAGCATGTCCCAGGGGCCAGCCATGGTCGAACAATCGATCACCTCGGGGATGGCTAAGAGTCGATCGTGTAAGCCTTCATGGCCCACTCGCTGATCAATTTGCAACATCACCATGGCCTGGACCGGATAGCCCATCTGGCTCGGCTGGAGTTTCGGCAGGATGTCCACGAGGATCCCGCGTTCGCGCAGGCGATTCAGGCGCGCTTGCACGGTAGGGCGGGCGACGCCTAAGTCCCGCGAAGCCGACAACACACTGGATTCGGGCCGGCGTGTGAACAGCTCCACGATCTGAAAGTCGAGTCGATCCATAGGTGCACCTTTGCATTCATGAGGACTGTTGACAGAATGTATAACTAGTTGGGCCATCCCGGCAATCTCCTGCTAGTTTTCAGTGTTAATCCCACTAGGGACAGACACGTATTTGACAAAGGGGTCGTAGAAAATGCGTATCCGTAAATCTCTTGCCGCTTTCGGCATGTTGGCTGTTGGCTCGCTGGCGCTTTCCGCCTGCTCGAACGGGGGCGGCGACGCCGCCTCGACTGAGGGCGCTGCCTCGGGCGACTCGTTCAAGGTCGGCGTGATTCAGCTCGTGCAGCACCCGGCGCTCGACGCAGCAACCGCGGGCTTTGAGCAGGCCTTCACCGATGCTGGAATCGACGTCGAATTCGACGTGCAGGTGGCGAACGGCGAGCAGTCGACCGCGGCAACCATCGCCGCTGGTTTCGCCGGCGACCCGGACATCGATCTCGTGCTCGCCGTGGCGACGCCCGCTGCGCAGTCCGCCGCGACGGCCATCACCAACGTGCCCGTGTTGTTCACCGCCGTTACCGACCCGGTCGCCGCCGACCTCGTCGCGAGCGCGGAGGAGCCGGGTGGCAATGTCACCGGCACCACCGACCTCAACCCGGTGGCCGACCAGATCGACCTCATCACCCAGCTCGATCCGTCGGTCGAGTCGGTGGGCGTCGTGTACTCCTCGGGCGAGGTCAACTCGCAGGTGCAGGTCGACCTGGCACAGGAGAAGGCCGACGAGCTCGGCCTTGAGCTGAAGACCGCCACCGTGACGAACGTGGGCGAGGTGCCGACCGCGCTTGACTCGCTCGGTGACGTCGACTCGATCTACGTGCCGACCGACAACACCGTGGTCTCGGGCATCGACACCGTGCTGACCTACGCCGCCGACCACCAGGTGCCCGTCGTCTCGGGCGACACCGGCCCGGTCGAGTCGGGTGCCGTGGCCACGCTCGGCCTCGACTACACGAAGCTCGGCGTGCAGACCGGCGAGATGGCGATTCGCATCCTCCAGGACGGCGAAGACCCCGCGACGATGTCCGTCGAGGAGCAGACCGAGTTTGACCTCGTCGTCAACCCCGCGGGTGCCGAGGCCGTCGGCCTCGAGATTCCGCAGGAGCTGCTCGACGAGGCCGCGACGGTCGTCGAATAACTTCACAACCACGTGCAAACGGGTGGCCGCGCCACAATTGCGGCCACCCGTTTGTGCTCAAAACCAACCATTTTTGAGAGGAGACGCACGTGATTGGTGCATTTGAACTCGGCCTGATCTACGCCGTGGTGGCGCTCGGCGTGTATCTCACCTTCCGCATCCTGAACTTCCCCGACCTCACGGTCGACGGTAGCTTTACGACCGGTGCCGCTGTTGCCGCCGTGTGCCTGAGCTACGACATGAACCCCGTCCTGGCACTCCTGCTGTCGTTCGCGGCGGGAGCCATCGCGGGAGCCATTACCGGGGTGCTCCACACCTACGGCAAGATCGACGGCCTGCTCGCCGGAATCCTGACGATGATCGCGCTCTGGTCGGTCAACCTGCGCATCATGGGCATATCGAACGGAACGCCCGCGCTGTCGAACGTCGGTATTCGCAGCTCGGAGAGCGCGTTTAGCGGTCTGCGCGAGGCCGGCCTGCTCGGCACCTGGGGTGCCGTCGGCATTCTCTTCGTCGCCGTGTTCGTGCTCAAGCTCGTGATCGACTGGTTCCTGTCGACCGACCTCGGCCTGTCAATTCAGGCGACGGGGAACAACGAGCAGATGATTCGCTCGTTTGGCGTGAACACCGACGCCATGAAGATCCTCACCCTGGCGCTCTCGAACGGCCTCGTCGCCGTCGGCGGTGCGCTCGTCGCGCAGTACACCGGCTCCGCCGACATCTCGATGGGCGTCGGCCTGATCCTGATCGGTCTCGCCTCGGTGATTCTCGGCCAGGCGTTCTTCGGTAACCGCTGGGTGTGGCTCGCGAGCTTTGGCGTCATCGTCGGCGCCGTGCTCTACCGCCTCGTCATCTTCGCGGCGCTCTCGGCGGGCCTCAGCAACACCGACGTCCGTCTCATCACCGCGGTCATCGTGGTCATCGCGCTGCTGATTCCTCGTTTCGGCATCGGCAAGCGACTCGGCCTCGACCGCCTCATGCGCGGCAAACAGACACAACCGGCCGAGGTTCCGCCCGCACGCGAGTCCGTGGCCGCAAGCGTTCCGGCAAAGGAGGCACAGCAGTAATGCTCGACATCGACAAGATCTCCAAGACGTTCTTCCCGAACACCGTTAACGAAAAAAAGGCGCTGGTCGACCTCGACCTGCACCTTGCCGACGGCGACTTCGTGACCGTCATCGGCTCGAACGGCGCCGGTAAGTCGACGCTGCTCAACGCCGTCTCGGGCAAGCTCAACGTCGACCGCGGCGATGTGCGCATCGACGGCACCTCGGTGCGGCGGATGCCCGACTACCGCCGCGCGCGTTACATCGGCCGCGTGTTCCAAGACCCGATGGCGGGCACGGCGCCCGATCTTACGATCGAACAGAACCTTGCCCTCGCGCTGCGTCGCGGCAAGCCCCGCGGCCTCGGCATGGGCATCACTTCGAAGCGCAAGCAGTTGTTCCGTGACGAACTCGCCCACCTCGACCTCGGGCTCGAGAACCGCCTCACCACGCTGGTCGGGCTGCTCTCGGGTGGCCAGCGGCAGGCGCTGTCGCTGCTCATGGCGGGCTTTACTAACCCGTCCATCCTGTTGCTCGACGAGCACACCGCGGCCCTCGACCCGGCGCGTGCTGCGCACGTGTCGGAGCTGACGCGCCGCATCGTGTCGGAGTCGGGGCTCACGACCCTGATGGTGACGCACAACATGCAGCAGGCGATCGACCTGGGCAACCGCCTCGTCATGATGCACGACGGCCGCATCATCTATGAGGTCGCGGACGAGGCGAAGTCGAAGACGACCGTCGAAGACCTCCTCGGTCGCTTCGCCGCCATCAAGGGCGCGGTCATCGACGACAAGACGATGCTCGCCTCCTAGGCACGGCAACGACATAAAGGGGGCGGCGCCACCGATCGGTGGCGCCGCCCCTTGGTGTTGCGCGTTAGTCGCGCTTTTCGCCTTCATCGAGCTCGACGTCGCCCTCGTCGATGTCGTCGAACTCTTCGTCGTCGAGGTCGTCCTCGTCGTAATCGTCGCCGACCTCGTAGTCGTCGGCCCACTCGTCGAGCAGTTCGGCAGCCTCGTCGGCGTCGGCGGCCTCTTCGATCTCGACGTCGCCACCGCCCCAGCTGCGCACGACGACCTCGATCTCCTCGGTGTCCTCGAGACTGTCGTGCAAGTTTGCTTCGTGCTCGGTCGCGAGCATGGCGGCTTCGTCTTCGTCCTTGGCCTCGACGACGAGACCCGAGACAACCTCGTACCGCAGCATCACGGCATACTTCGGCATGGGGGATTCCTCTCAACGGCGACACCCGGTGCGTCGCGACCACGACTGACGCTAGCGCGCTATTCCGTGGGAAACAAGTGACTCGGTGGCCGCGCAGGGGATTTAGGGAAATGCCCGTAGGCTGGCGGCATGTCTGAGTCAATCGCATGCGCAGTGAGTCAGTTCGCACCAACCCTCGACGCGTCGAAGAATCTGCGATTGCTCCGCGACCACCTCGCGATCGCGACCGACCGTGGCGCCCGCATTTTCGTGGCCCCCGAGTACAGCTCGGGTTTCGACCGCGACTACGGCGACTGGATGCACTCGGTCGCGCAGCCGCTCGACGGCGAGTTCGCTACGGCACTCGGGCAGCTTGCGGCCGAGTTCCGCGTCACGCTCGTGGCGGGGATGCTCGAGCAAGTAGGCGACGGCGTCGCGAACACGCTCGTCGCGTTCGGTGACACGGGTGAGCGGCTCGCGGCCTACCGGAAGGTGCACCTCTACGACGCGTTTGCCGGGCGCGAGAGCGAGTGGCTGACCGCCGGCGACCCGAGCGAGCATCCCGCCGTGTTCGAGGCGTACGGCCTCACGATCGGCCTGCAGACTTGCTACGACCTCCGGTTCCCGGAGTCGAGTCGCCGGCTCGTCGACGCGGGTGCCGACGTGCTCGCGGTGCCGGCGGAGTGGGTGCGCGGTCCACTCAAGGAACACCACTGGCGCACGCTGCTCAGCGCGCGGGCGATCGAGAATGTTGCCTACGTTGTCGCGGCCGACCACCCCGCACCGATCGGGGTGGGTGGCAGCAGCATCGTCGACCCGCGCGGTGTCACCATCGCGACGCTCGGCACCGACAACGGCGTGGCCCTGGCCTGGCTGGACCCGGAAGAGGTCGCCTCGGCTCGTGACCAGAACCCAGCGTTACGCCTTCGTAAGTACTCGGTGCGCGCGTCCGACTAAGTTGGCTGCGGGGGATTGCTAGCTTGGAAGATGTGACGAAAACAGACGAACAGGGAGAGCGCGGGGAAAACCGCGATCTCGGCCTCGGCAAGAAGACGGCCGAGGGCCTGTCGACCATGACGCCGATGGCGCGTCAGACCGAGGCAGAGCAGCGAACGCACGGCGGTGAGGCGCTCTTTCTTGCCGAATTGACGAAGAACTTTGGTCGGCGCACGGCAGTCGATCACCTCAGCTTCACGATTCCGCAGGGCTCGTTCTCAGCCATCGTAGGCCCGAACGGGGCGGGCAAGACCACGACGCTGTCGATGATCGCCGGCCTGCTGCCGCCGAGCCACGGAACCGTCGAAGTGTTTGGCATCGACGCCTGGCGCGACCGTGCGAAGGCCCAGCAGCTTATCGGCATTCTGCCCGACCGCCTGCGAATGTTCGACCAGCTCACGGGCGCGCAGTTC
The Gulosibacter sediminis genome window above contains:
- a CDS encoding alpha/beta fold hydrolase, whose product is MPLPHTGTHPLPDGRWLQWARFGDAQAPPVLSFHGAPGSRFEAAMYTRAAAHFGVQVVCLSRPGFGLSTWRPQRRIASFVEDVASFVDARDWPRFAVVGYSAGGAYALGTALAMRERVSRVGLLAPAGPMQYTGMPMGPNLAIFAGAAASVGALGHNSLFTSARHRAGVGLDRRFGLPDASGDAFLDSVVGAFRRGPRGVVRDLSLVLFDWGFDPAELDPSIAVIMWQGKRDLSVPWRGSMQLARRIPNCEFHLDRTANHFSVYTRHADEVLGKLTR
- a CDS encoding ABC transporter ATP-binding protein, with the protein product MLDIDKISKTFFPNTVNEKKALVDLDLHLADGDFVTVIGSNGAGKSTLLNAVSGKLNVDRGDVRIDGTSVRRMPDYRRARYIGRVFQDPMAGTAPDLTIEQNLALALRRGKPRGLGMGITSKRKQLFRDELAHLDLGLENRLTTLVGLLSGGQRQALSLLMAGFTNPSILLLDEHTAALDPARAAHVSELTRRIVSESGLTTLMVTHNMQQAIDLGNRLVMMHDGRIIYEVADEAKSKTTVEDLLGRFAAIKGAVIDDKTMLAS
- a CDS encoding carbon-nitrogen hydrolase family protein; this encodes MSESIACAVSQFAPTLDASKNLRLLRDHLAIATDRGARIFVAPEYSSGFDRDYGDWMHSVAQPLDGEFATALGQLAAEFRVTLVAGMLEQVGDGVANTLVAFGDTGERLAAYRKVHLYDAFAGRESEWLTAGDPSEHPAVFEAYGLTIGLQTCYDLRFPESSRRLVDAGADVLAVPAEWVRGPLKEHHWRTLLSARAIENVAYVVAADHPAPIGVGGSSIVDPRGVTIATLGTDNGVALAWLDPEEVASARDQNPALRLRKYSVRASD
- a CDS encoding ABC transporter permease yields the protein MIGAFELGLIYAVVALGVYLTFRILNFPDLTVDGSFTTGAAVAAVCLSYDMNPVLALLLSFAAGAIAGAITGVLHTYGKIDGLLAGILTMIALWSVNLRIMGISNGTPALSNVGIRSSESAFSGLREAGLLGTWGAVGILFVAVFVLKLVIDWFLSTDLGLSIQATGNNEQMIRSFGVNTDAMKILTLALSNGLVAVGGALVAQYTGSADISMGVGLILIGLASVILGQAFFGNRWVWLASFGVIVGAVLYRLVIFAALSAGLSNTDVRLITAVIVVIALLIPRFGIGKRLGLDRLMRGKQTQPAEVPPARESVAASVPAKEAQQ
- a CDS encoding Lrp/AsnC family transcriptional regulator, whose product is MDRLDFQIVELFTRRPESSVLSASRDLGVARPTVQARLNRLRERGILVDILPKLQPSQMGYPVQAMVMLQIDQRVGHEGLHDRLLAIPEVIDCSTMAGPWDMLLRVVAHSNTDLQRVIDRIGSLEAVGRTSTSIVLRDLARDRVLPLMDDATQDGKITE
- a CDS encoding ABC transporter substrate-binding protein, with the protein product MLAVGSLALSACSNGGGDAASTEGAASGDSFKVGVIQLVQHPALDAATAGFEQAFTDAGIDVEFDVQVANGEQSTAATIAAGFAGDPDIDLVLAVATPAAQSAATAITNVPVLFTAVTDPVAADLVASAEEPGGNVTGTTDLNPVADQIDLITQLDPSVESVGVVYSSGEVNSQVQVDLAQEKADELGLELKTATVTNVGEVPTALDSLGDVDSIYVPTDNTVVSGIDTVLTYAADHQVPVVSGDTGPVESGAVATLGLDYTKLGVQTGEMAIRILQDGEDPATMSVEEQTEFDLVVNPAGAEAVGLEIPQELLDEAATVVE